The DNA window tacgTTTTACAAATGTACCGAATCTCAGAAATTTAGCGTTTTCTTCTTGAATATTGGGTAAAATACCTTTCATCATTTTTCCCCTCTCTTTACTGCCCATTGCAAACTCCTTTTGAAATCAAGGGGGATTAGCTCAGATGGTAGAGCGCTCGCTTTGCATGTGAGAGGTACCGGGATCGATACCCGGATTCTCCAGACCTTTTTCTTCACCCTTTGCACTACCTTTCCTTATGGTAAAACCTCTTTTTGATCTCTTGCTGTACTACGAGATTGTTTTGAAAAACACAACTTTAATCATCTACAACGGTCAAATGAAACACCTTGTTCAACACATCACTTACATCAATTACAAGCCACGGAGATGTGTCCGTCcaaaaaaaggttaaatttCCTTTAGAATATTGGTATGAACGTTAATCACGGTTGCAAAAACATAACTAATCACTGGCTTTGTATAACCTGTCATTTACAGTGAGTAATATCAAACTTCTGTATGAAGTTGATGCAATGTAAAGGTGACATTTCTTTCACTTGAGGTACGTACATGATAGAATTCTTCACATCTAGGATCCACCTCTAGTCTCTATTATAAAATACAGAGAGCCTCAGTAGCGCTTCACTTCACTCTCTAGTCGTGGTTTCTCGACCAATCAGAACCATGGAAAACCATACCAGACTAGCCAATCAGAACCATAGGATtgtatattttggttttctGCACAGCAGGATCGTCGCCATCTTGGTCTATTTGACAGGCGTCTATTGATACAATTtagactttgtttacatttatattttgcagTATTTTAGTGTTTGTTTACTTGTATTATGTTTAGATTTTCCTAGATTATATCAGTCTGTGTTTATATTGCCTTTTCACCGATTGTACTCGGTCATTTACACCCTAAAGCGGAGGAAACACAGAGGAAATTCCAGCGCACTTTAGTGGTACTGTCACTCGTTTCGTTACAATGATACTAATTAATAATTAGACACTTCATGAATGAAAGTTATGCTATTTAAGCATTTAAATTGTATACGATACATCAATTATTTCCTTAGTATCAACTTACAACAAATAATGGTAAGTCAACGCTGCTTCTATAGCCCTATATATATAGGTCAATAACATTGTAGGTTTGATTTTGTGTACTGTAGACTTGCAAAATCACCACCCAGTGTCGTGAGTTTGCTGATAAGTTAACAAGTGATGTGGGATATGATAATGACATAATTTGTTCATTGTTAGTACAAATTCctcaatcatttttataaagcaaaatgaaaaacgaaaacATTTCTTAAGGTAGCCTATAACAGAAGTCTTTAAACATTATTTCTAATTGGATTAAAACTGACCATGAAAACAGTAATTGATGCTAACCgaaagtaaaataattatgtatgtgCGTGTGTTATATTCTGTTTTAATTCCACATATATAAATCTcaaataattaatcaaaatgtGTTGCATAAATATCATCGGACAGAATATAGTACATTAGTTTCATAGATGTTTGCAGTCACTGGTTCGAAAACGGGTGCCAGGTAGCTCAGTtagtagagcacttgactataAGTTTGAATCATGATATGGTCTGTCagtaatcaatatttattacatgtaaaaccgtgtttttgtttttttttaaggaaaatgcCACCCAAGTACCCTTCAATTAGGAGGGGAAGGGATGGAATACCTGTTCTATACGACAGTGATGCTGCTCGGCAGTTTAAGGAGAAGGCTTGGTTTCCTCCACAGACAGCATCCCAGGTAGAAAATCTTGCCAAGGAATGTGTAAGAGAGAGAGGTGGGGATGTCAATGACAGAAAAGACGTGCTAGGTAATGTATTCATTTGGTATTTATAGAATCTATGAAGTGTCAACTGAACGTGATTTGACCCTTTGGATCAAgttactgttttaaaaatagatatacatgtatataattatcatatacCCATCAATTTTCCCTTCTTAATACAGTACTATCAATTTTACAGAGTGTGATCCAATTTTCCGGATCATCACACTGTGCTTTTCTGATTCCCTATCACCACTCTCTTAAAGTGATGAAAACCTGACccatgaaaaatgaaaacttaattcTGTCTGCTTTGACGCAGCATATAATTATCAAGCAACATTTAGTATAGTTTATATTTCTCACTGCAGGAGAGTTCGTATTGCAAAGTGGGAAATACAGAGGGCAGAAGTTTTGTTGGCTGCTGGAAAATTGTCCTGGATATGTGGGCTGGTTTGTTGGGTCGATTTTGGAGGACCGAGTGAAAGGCGACAAGTCCTCAGTCACTCAAATGGCAAACAAAGATTCCCTTTTGGTAATCctgattattatttaaaaaataattaccaatgtcatgtacagtgtacttatTTACATTACTATGAAATTCTATAAAAAGGTACCTGAATTCATATTAGTTTTGACATTATGCAGATGTATTGTTCCATGTTTGAGGAGTCTCGGGCCATTGTTAGCCAAAAACTATCTGGTAGGAGCAAGAAAATTCAAGATGAATGGAAGAGACTTTGTGAGAAAAGGAATGTTGTACCTGGGCAACAATTTCATTTGCTTCTTTCTGGAAGAGAGCTGTCCCCAGAAGCGCTTCGGAGAAAGGTCAGAAGGATTGCAACTCCCAAACGAGTAACACCAAGTAAGTTGCTCAaattatttactgtaaacaatttCATTACCTTTTTAGGTCACTTGGGTTACTGATCTTGTGCTGTTTGtgtcattaaaattaattagtTAACAATTTTACCATAAGTTTTTAACTTCTCAAATATAATGCTAtagttaccatttttggtgtaaaGTATCATTAGGATAAGAgacatttaaaatatgaaaagtttggaaaattatgatcaaatctatcataaagcccttcaagcttcattggatttgatcacccttaccaaaattatcaccttacaatactcaaagaattatttctttatttcttaacaCATACactattgttatattcagtagtatattctcactatataactctatatagagaaatagtcaataactgtaatattagctcgttaTAATATTAAAGATATTCATTGAGAGaagtttatcattttttctataatttcagatttaaaGCAGCCTTCGAGGTCACCAGCAACAGCAGATGACATGAGGTTACTCGAAGCTGTTCAAGAATTTGAAGTGGAGTCTGGTAatgttttctgaaaaattaaatctagatCATTGTTAATAATGATATGAAAAAGAATATATTGAAATACACATTGATAAATacattataatgataaatatatttttgagtttactagtatatcaaaggcaaaacaaataaactatgtttaattaaataaatagtgGACGGAACAAATTTTTCAGCTTCAAATAATGTTTGCAAGgtcatatattttgaaaaccataactgaatgaaaataaatgtgatgaaatttcattttttaataaatattcctCTTTTAAAATCATAACCACCTCATTGATTTTACAGATTATTTCAGGTAAGAGAGTTTCACCAGTGCCATATAggttaaattcaaaattgtgaagtttaagtgaagtgaattttgaatgaaatgaaagaatttttttttattttaaagtcttttgaaaaattaatctaGGTACTTTACTGTAAGCAGTAgtaagaaataaacaactttGAAAACCTATTATGGCAATGGATGAAGTACACCACAAGTAAATTGATGTAGTCTTGTGTGTACGTGTGGTGCTGTGACCATAATTGGTGTTGGCTTAAAATGATACTATAATCTTTACAATGGTGTTAGCTTCAAGTGATTCCATAATCCTTACACCTCTAATACATGCTATATCTATGCTTTTATGTCTTCACCTTGTCTTAACATACCGGGATAGCCACATGGATATATCACCTGTAATTTTTCTTCTAAACTATGTTTCAGAACTATCACTTCATCCTTTTTCATATCCATTACACATCTCATTATGAAATTTATgctcaaaatattttcaggattATTTATAAGTAGTGTAACGACACTCATACATTTTTCatctataaaattcaaatgtgcCAGTTCTTAAGCAgttattacatgtttttatatACTCAAAACTCTTACTATCACTTCATCAATACTCTCGCATAAGCTCGATCAAGCATATTTAACTCAAAGCTTTGTCAAAGTGCTACCTACATCCAGTTTATTAATAGAACTTGCTTCCCACCTCGCTAATGTGACCAATCAGTGAGTTCATACTTGTTTAATAGTTTTCCACAGTAAATGTTAAAGGAAATTGTCATATTCTGATAGTATGGGGAGCAAGCTAACCATTTTTCAGCACTTTCAGACTTTTTGATTCATTATTCAAATAATTAGTACACTTTCATTTAGtcaattatttctatttcatttcTAATTATTGCATCATTTGTGAACTTCAGGTGTTTTACAGTCCCCAGAAGTTGAAATTAGTAAAGTGAGAAGAAAGCTTCTGCAAGAATCGGGTAAATGACATCTACATTGTTATGATAAGTTTCctttatgtacaaaataattcatattttaaaaatatagtaCAGGAAATAAGCATAAAGACTCATAAAGAAAACTTAATACTTTTGTTTTTTTggcaatttttaattgttactTGCTTACGAGAGAAAATTTAGTGATGATATCCTGTTTCTCTTCTACTGCAAAAGAAcatgatatacatttattttcaaaaatatatgttCTTATGTGTAATTTTAGCCCTGCCCTCAGCAACCTCCAGCACTGCTGCTCCTGCCTTAGTGAGGCCCTCCCCAACCTCCAGCACTGCTGCTCCTGCCTTAGTGAGGCCTCCCGCAACCGCCACTGCTGCTCCTGCCTTAGTGAGGCCCTCCGCAACTTCCAGCACTGCTGTTCGTGCCTTAGTGAGGCTTCCCGCAACTGCCACTGCTGCTCCAGCCTTAGTGAGGCCCTCCGCAACTTCCAGCACTGCTGCTCCTGCCTTAGTGAGGCCCTCCGCAACTGCCACTGCTGCTCCTGCCTTAGTGAGGCCATCCGCAACCTCCCGCAATGCTGCTCCTGCCTTAGTGAGGCCCTCCGCAACTGCCACTGCTGCTCCAGCCTTAGTGAGGCCCTCCGCAACTTCCAGCACTGCTGCTCCTGCCTTAGTGAGGCCATCCGCAACTGCCACTGCTGCTCCAGCCTTAGTGAGGCCCTCCGCAACCTCCAGCACTGCTGCTCCTGCCTTAGTGAGGCCCTCCACAACTGCCACTGCTGCTCCTGCTTTTTCCACTGCAGAGCCAAGACTATGTAAGCTTGTGTCTTCTTAAGTAATTGCTTTCATGCTATCTGATGCCATTctacatattttaacaatataataatttaattttcagtgTCTGCCACAACATCTGCCTCTATTAAACATGATCTTGAGGCCCCATCGACAGCCAGTAGAGGTAAGTTTTGTAATCTCATCCAAGCGCATCCTGTTTAACTTTTTCAAGTGGTACTTATAGGTCATTGTGTGTTGTCTTACATtacaatttaacaattaaatttttgaaaaattaaatggaAAATTCTTTGAAGATTTAGCACTTTGAGAAGAGGgacatgaaaatttaaaacttacTTAACTTGTAAAGTAGACTTTTTACAATAGGTCAatgtttgtatattttgtttatggTGAGCCTAATGAACATCAATTTTTTCAGACACATCAGACACTCTGACTGTCCTGGCTGGATGGAAGAAAACTCTGCCCGATGTGGATCACAAGTGGATATCAGAGACTTTTTTCAGGATGGGGAAACGCGGCCCTGAATTTGATTTCACTAAAGTCTCCAAGCTTTGGTACCAGCCACCACAGCCAAGCCTTTCAGCAAGTATCCTCAACAAACCAGATCGGTACTTTGCTCATCGGTTTTTCCTGTGGATGCCCCGCCACCTGTTCCACATGGACCTTGTTTGTCCTCAGGAGGAATGCAATGGAAAACTGACCAATGCCGGAGTCCATCAAAAAACCCGCATGGTGTTGGATGTAGACTCTTTCTACAACATGGCTGGAGAGTACCTTAGTTGCCCAAAATGCTCCAAAAAGGtaatttatttctatatttagatttttgttaATTAGATTTGATCATGTCACCAActcatttttatatacataaaaaattgataccttattttttaagtatctaTAATCCCCGTACAAGATGCAATAGGACTGTTGTCCCTTTCCTTAAATTTACTTGCCTCCTCTTTTATCTGTTTTATTCATTTCGGTCTTATATATTATGTTACTCTACATGTGATAAGGTAATATATGTATACCGGTTAGTAACGTTGTAAATAATTTTGGTGCCTTTAAGGTAATGATCTGTAATCTATACATATGCATACTCATAATATGGtagataaaaatgtatttcttatgAAACTTTTTGCCCATTCTAGGTCATCAGTTGGAGTGAGGGTATACTTAGGCAGCTTGACAACACCAGCAGGAATCAGTTCCCATGTATTTTGACATCAAAATATGCATGCGACCTGAGGGTTGTCAGGCTCCTTCGTCAAAGAACCTTGGGAAATAGCAGCAGTGCTGTGAGCAAGGTGATAGAGGAGCAGCATGGTGAGAAGTATGTCACCAGCTTAGAAAGCTACTTCTCCAACTGCAAATCTTTCCAATCTTCTGCTCATAGAGGTTTCTTTGGCATCCTTCACTTTCAACGGCCACCACCCCAACCGCCAGTGCCAAGACACCGTTGGTTCATGAAAGTGTACCAACTGGATGTCATAAACAGACTGGATTACATCAAGGCATCCATAACATCCCAGTTTGGTGCCATACTGAAGATGGATTcaactaaaaaaattacaaacaaacTTGCAGGTATTTCTTACTTTTCACTATTAGCCACAatatatgtcattttttttattttgcacaacttaaaaatttatttccatctattatttacatgaattattatgaatttttcaGGTCATGGCAGAAAGACGGCAATGTGGGCGACAAATGTAGGGAATGAATACGGACAAATACTCATGTCCGTATTGACTGAGGGAGAGGGGGCATCCTTGAGGCCAATGATCGAAGGCATTATGTCACGCTATGAGAAGGCAGCAGTAGATCCTCCTCAAGTCCTGTATGTTGACAGAGATTGCTGTGGACCGGCAACAGTACACAAGTACTTTGAAAATTGGCCAAATATTAGCATAAGGTAGGGAGACACAATGAGTATGCCATGGTATTCTAATTTGctaattaatgatttttatgcttacagcaaaactcgtttataacgaatttcaagggaccgtagaaaaaacttcgttatagccgtaattcgctatacgtttataacgaattcgtctaaaatattatagcgaattcgttataaaataatCGGCTTACAGTTTTCCACACTATCGTAAGTTATAAAATTGGTTTTTACcgcaattttcaaaaaaatgtcaatataaccatttcattttaatgaaaaaaaaatccgtatACTATTTGAATTTGAGTATCTTATATATGCATCTTAACATTGCATGtatcttcaatgaaatttgaaatggaaaaaaattcgttataaaaatgataaaatacgttaAGATTTAGCCAGCGGGGGTCTtcaaattacttcgttatagccgtaaattcgttatagccgtgttcgttatatacattaattttataaaggtttatataagaaatttgccgggacatgaataataattcgttatagccgtaaattcgctatatccgtgttcgttatattcgagttttgctgtatatcATTAAAGCTGGGTATTAAGAAtatgtaacatttaaaaaatgtgtacTATAACAATAATTTTACTGCATATAGTGATGATAATTTTTCTATGACTTATAATCATACTCTCAAGAGTAAGGGCTTTATTATACTTAGGTTATCTGTAAGGATCGAGGCCTCTCATTGACATCTAATCATAGAAAACAATTACTATCCTCAGGTTAGACATCTGGCACTTTATGCGACGGTTCCCCTCTGGTTGTACCACTGACAAGCATCCTTTGTACAGCATTTTCATGGGCAAGCTTAGTCAGTGTGTCTTCAAATGGGATGAGGATGATCTCCAGCTGCTAACAACAGCCAAGCGGGAAGAGATGATCCTCCAGGGAGTCGTCAACCCCCCTGAAAAGGATGTCAGGCGAAACCTCTCCTCAACAGAACTGGCACTCCACTGTAAGCGTGTCACCCGAGGAACAGAGGAGACCCAAACGCTGATATCAGGCTTGATACAGTCATTGGATGGCCCCAAAGGGTGCGACACATTAGGTGTCCCATTGTTTGAAAGCGAGAGGATAGCTGAGGTGTGGAGGGTCCAACAACAACATGTTTCCTGCATCCAGGACCCTGAAGGTGTTCATCTGTACACACAGACCGGTACCTTGAAGAAAGGTGGGGTTAGTCTGCCTGTGTACAGATGTGCCAGAGGATCGACCTCCCTCGAAAGTTTTCATCTCCACATGAACAGGTTTATACCAGGTAGGAAAAGATATATTACACATACTGCAATTCCCAGCAACAGTATAAAATTTTACCTTCCAATCAAAATAGGCAATCATTTGCCtttctttattaaaacaattGCACATTcatgaaaatatgttttgggATGTCTTTGTGACTCCTAATcatattaatcaatatttaacatAATTTTGTAGTTAATTTTGAGATCTGATCtgataataaatacattttaatgaaaaatgtttctCTTTAAATGAAACAGGGACCCTGGCCAACGACATAAATTTCCAAGTTTTTTTACTGGATGGCCTGTTCCGTTGGAATCTAGACAGGGAGGCTGCTGCTGTCAGGACAGATACCAGGGAACGTTGTCCAAGGACATACAGTGGTCCTCTTAAAAACTCGGTCAATAAACTGTCTTTAGAAATCTTAGGGGAACCTTTCTTCGGGGACTTTCGACCACCAGGGATGTATACAGGTGAATTTATGACACTGATTTTTATACCTCCACTCCTAAGGAGAGGGGTGTATACAGTTTTACctttgtgtgtctgtctgtctgtctgtctatctgtaacaaatttctcagcaactttttttaaaaggtgtttgaaatttttacacactcTTTGTTTAGTCATGCCACaagatatgatttattttttgtccATATTAATGTAAACTTCATGTTAAATGTCGACACTgcttataattttgtttattcacaTAAGAGCTTGGGTATCACTGGTGAGCATTGGCTCATGGTTATGTTGTTATATTTGTTGCCTTTGCTCACCAATTTTGTTGACTACATGTGCATTAAAGATTGcttttataaataacaacttTGCATGTACTATTACAGGGGAGCTCATAGGCATTGAGTACTTATACTCCCAAACAGGAAAAGGATCAACTGATTATGCACAGGCTGTTCTATCAATTTCTGAGGAAGACAACCGTGACGTTGAGGAAGAAGATGAAGGCTTCGAAGAGATAGAAGACGTCATTGATCCTACAATCCCTGCCCTTGAGTGTCATCCTGAGCCAGTGCCTCCCATTCTGCCCATCCCGTCTATGGCAGATTATGAAAAAATGTTGGAAGACACATGCAGAGGTACATATGGcatatttattcaaacaatatcTTATAATTGAATCGAACAGCCctcttaatgttatttcatatcagaatatttgcatatccattgttctttcccactataagtccatacggaggaactgcaattatatttctataatcgcaattgctctgtctgtatactatgacgtcataaaggtgtgacgtcatatacttttccatggCGTTAAAGATTAAAACCACTATACAATACATCAtatgtttttctccaactccataaaattgatgttgcctatttgatattaaaacatgtcttataataacattttaaaggaattactgttataacatatcattgattctgttaacaaatcgattctgttaacaaatctatgtgaattaaaatgatacattacagtctacatgattatttttgatgcaataaCTAAATGTCAAGGTATTTgagagtggtaaaatgcaaatataagtaataaacaacgaatatttagtgaatatggcgttatgaatagcaactgctctgctggcatattttccatgatgcgctagcgcgcatcatggaatatgccaacagagcaattgctattcataacgccatgttcactaaataatgttgtttatttcttaattattctAATGGAAATTCAAATTTGCACTTAGTTATTGCATATAATGCTTtgcaatttatataaaattaaatatgtagGTCATAttcataactttttttaaacaatctcTCTGTAGCAGAATCAGCAGAGCCAGTTTTAGTGCCTCTACACCAAGACCCTAAAGATAAACCCCAGAACACTGCCGCTGATGATGtaagatatattttatcaaCATGTTTTTACACCATATTTATCAAACAACTTAAAATTGCTTGTCATCTACTAATATTTTGTGATTTAATATCCTAGAGGTACTCATCTGAACAGTACTGTTGCCATGAGCAGCATCATACATTGCATGCAATCCATTCATAATTTCAAGTTTAGATTCCTTTGCAACCACCTACATGTAACTGTCATCTCCCAGTATTGTTAAAAGAATGACATTCCAATACcagtgaaatatttaaaaaaatttgcatgCTGTAATTTGTTAAACTGTATTTGATAGATTCATTTCCCCCTTTTGATGGTTTTTAGTCGAAATAAGGTGATACTtatgtatttgatatattttttttatcaggatGTAGTTGGTCCAGACAACATTCCTGGTTACGGCCATGTCTTGCGCCTTGCAACCTTCCTTGTTTCATTGCGGGATGCAAAGGGATTGTTGCCAGCACAGCTGAAACAATTGAAGGACTTGTGGAGGGCCCTCAGTGATTACGACAAGCTGAGGACTGTCTTCTCTCCAAGACATCAGAAGGGACATCTCCAGGGCAGATTTAAAAGCCCGAGGAAAAAGGTGGCACCTGGGGTCGAGAGTATTGAAAGGTACTTATAAATTAtaccttaattttcatttttatgaaaaatttattgATCCATAAAGGAGATGGTGTCATTAAAAAATTCATGCACGCGGCCGCaaattctatttgatagagGGAAAAGTCTCATCtaaattaaattgttaatgtataattaaatccaaacattttcataatttcataaGAAATCCTTAAATCATGTTTCCAATGAATCTGATAGTGATTTTTTTAAGGTCGTACCataaaacatgttatttattaGTTCAGTTTCAACCTTGAAAAAATATACCTGAAAATCAGTAAGTTACagttttctcttttcttttgaCAGAGTTGTACTCGGTCCGAATCAAGGACCCGCACAATGGCCAAACTGTAACCGTTACACAGAGGCCACAGTTCATCAACTCCTGCAGATTTTTAGGAGCGATCTTAGGAGGGGAGGGAGGTCCGTAACCAGGTTTTCATTGGTTCTTGGGGCCTTCCATCACATCAGGCATACAATCCTTGAAAACCATGAAGCTATGGAGGAAACCGATATACAGCTCCCCCTCTTGAACAAAAAGACGCTTAGCCAATGGtaattaatttttcatcattatttcctttgatttattttgtaaaaagtaTGATAGTTAAGGCTATTCTGGGATACTTTTATTACTCATTCATTCAAAGAGGGGTAAATACATCTAgtagtaaattaaataaatttagaaCACATTTCCTTGTCTTCTGACTGCtggaatgaaaattaaatttagataAAGTTGTTGAACACAATTTTATGTTAAAGTTTCACTTTCCATTTTATAGGTTTAATGACAAAAGTAAGCAGCAGGACAAGAAGGTTTTATCTCAAGGTTTAGAGCTACCGAGTCCTTCACTGACAACTAGCAAGGCTCCTGCTGCCCTGTCCAAACCTTCAGTGCTTCCGACCGGGGACACTCAGCCATATCCTTTCCATAGTCCTCCGTCTTCTGTTGGCTTGGCCAAGGTTAAGGACAG is part of the Crassostrea angulata isolate pt1a10 chromosome 3, ASM2561291v2, whole genome shotgun sequence genome and encodes:
- the LOC128176905 gene encoding uncharacterized protein LOC128176905; this encodes MPPKYPSIRRGRDGIPVLYDSDAARQFKEKAWFPPQTASQVENLAKECVRERGGDVNDRKDVLGEFVLQSGKYRGQKFCWLLENCPGYVGWFVGSILEDRVKGDKSSVTQMANKDSLLMYCSMFEESRAIVSQKLSGRSKKIQDEWKRLCEKRNVVPGQQFHLLLSGRELSPEALRRKVRRIATPKRVTPNLKQPSRSPATADDMRLLEAVQEFEVESGVLQSPEVEISKVRRKLLQESALPSATSSTAAPALVRPSPTSSTAAPALVRPPATATAAPALVRPSATSSTAVRALVRLPATATAAPALVRPSATSSTAAPALVRPSATATAAPALVRPSATSRNAAPALVRPSATATAAPALVRPSATSSTAAPALVRPSATATAAPALVRPSATSSTAAPALVRPSTTATAAPAFSTAEPRLLSATTSASIKHDLEAPSTASRDTSDTLTVLAGWKKTLPDVDHKWISETFFRMGKRGPEFDFTKVSKLWYQPPQPSLSASILNKPDRYFAHRFFLWMPRHLFHMDLVCPQEECNGKLTNAGVHQKTRMVLDVDSFYNMAGEYLSCPKCSKKVISWSEGILRQLDNTSRNQFPCILTSKYACDLRVVRLLRQRTLGNSSSAVSKVIEEQHGEKYVTSLESYFSNCKSFQSSAHRGFFGILHFQRPPPQPPVPRHRWFMKVYQLDVINRLDYIKASITSQFGAILKMDSTKKITNKLAGHGRKTAMWATNVGNEYGQILMSVLTEGEGASLRPMIEGIMSRYEKAAVDPPQVLYVDRDCCGPATVHKYFENWPNISIRLDIWHFMRRFPSGCTTDKHPLYSIFMGKLSQCVFKWDEDDLQLLTTAKREEMILQGVVNPPEKDVRRNLSSTELALHCKRVTRGTEETQTLISGLIQSLDGPKGCDTLGVPLFESERIAEVWRVQQQHVSCIQDPEGVHLYTQTGTLKKGGVSLPVYRCARGSTSLESFHLHMNRFIPGTLANDINFQVFLLDGLFRWNLDREAAAVRTDTRERCPRTYSGPLKNSVNKLSLEILGEPFFGDFRPPGMYTGELIGIEYLYSQTGKGSTDYAQAVLSISEEDNRDVEEEDEGFEEIEDVIDPTIPALECHPEPVPPILPIPSMADYEKMLEDTCRAESAEPVLVPLHQDPKDKPQNTAADDDVVGPDNIPGYGHVLRLATFLVSLRDAKGLLPAQLKQLKDLWRALSDYDKLRTVFSPRHQKGHLQGRFKSPRKKVAPGVESIERVVLGPNQGPAQWPNCNRYTEATVHQLLQIFRSDLRRGGRSVTRFSLVLGAFHHIRHTILENHEAMEETDIQLPLLNKKTLSQWFNDKSKQQDKKVLSQGLELPSPSLTTSKAPAALSKPSVLPTGDTQPYPFHSPPSSVGLAKVKDRKNKPSYLKILPSPNPAVSFQLVTGPGNTAVLVLSSVPPASVPSTSQGGMKRKGEEVRTAATEAKKPKRCGKCGEERTPPGHQQYMGYRYCSSVDNTPFTEWREQLKNAGVARKKKGN